In Weissella tructae, the DNA window ATTGACCCAAATTATGATGGAATTAGAGAAATTGTTATTGTACACGTACGATACGAAGCAAATTACGGTTGCAGATGTTGAAGCAGCGGTGACCAACACATTGAGTCAAAACATCTTTGATTTAATTGAGGCATTATTGAATCAACGTTTACGACAAGCCGTTGAGTTATACCACGAGCTTGTTTTAAATGGTGAAGAACCCTTGCGACTACATGGGGCGATGATTGGACAGTTCCGACTGTTGTTGCAAGTTAAAAGCATGACATTAAGTGAACAGGGGATTGCGACAGCGTTGAAGGTGCATCCATATCGTGTGAAGTTAGCCAAACAAACTGTGCGCAAGTACAGTTATGCAGCGTTATCAAATGCTTTTCTAGGCCTTGTTCAAATGGAAGAACAGTTGAAGTCAACATCACGTGATCCTGAATTACTGTTCGAATTATTTGTCTTACGCTATCAAGAAACATCTAAAAATTAACCCTTGTATTCGGACTTATGTTTGGGTATACTAATTAAGTACATTTGTACATGACCTCATACGATGTTTGACGGTTCACCGTCGTTTTACGTTGTATGTGGCGACTAATAAATTATGAAAGGTGGATATCCAACATGGCAATTTCTGCAGAACGCAAGAATGAAATCATCAAGGAATTCGCACGTCACGAAGGTGATACTGGTTCAGTTGAAGTTCAAGTCGCAGTTTTGACTGCTGACATTAACGAATTGAACGCTCACATGTCAGAACACAAGCATGACTTCCACTCACAACGTGGGTTGATGAAGAAGATCGGTCACCGTCGTAACTTGCTACGTTACCTACGTGATAACGAAGTACAACGTTACCGTGAATTGATCCAAAAGCTTGGATTGCGTCGTTAATTTTAACATTAACACGTACGTATTTTTTGACACTTATCTCCGGAGGAAAAAGCGATGCCAATTATTGAGTCATCAATCCAACGTGCCCGCTTAAACAAGGTACAACGCGAGCGTAACGTTCAACAATTGAGTGCTTACCGCACTGAAGTGAAGAAGTTCCGTAACGGTGTTGAAGCTGGAGCCGACAATTTGCAAGAATTGTTTGCTAACGCATCATCAGCTATCGACCGCGCTGCATCAAAGGGCTTGATTGCTAAGAACAAGGCTTCACGTGACAAGTCACGTTTGTCAGCTTTGTTGAACAAGTAATCAACGTTGCTAAAAAAGAAAACAGCTAACTTAGGTTAGCTGTTTTTTTGTGCCGTTAAGACGGCATTTATGATTTAAGACAAAATAAAAAGCACTTGTCAGAAGGCGAGTGCTTTTTTGCTATATTTAATTAATTTCTTGGTTAAGTGTGATAACTTCAGCCTTAAAGGATGAAGATGGCAATGCAATACTACTCAAATGTGTCAGTAGTAGGATTAGCCAGAAGAAGGCTAATGCACAGGCGACAATTTCAAAACCAGTTAGGGATAGTAAGTGGAAGTGTTGGAACAAAATAGTTA includes these proteins:
- the rpsO gene encoding 30S ribosomal protein S15, with the translated sequence MAISAERKNEIIKEFARHEGDTGSVEVQVAVLTADINELNAHMSEHKHDFHSQRGLMKKIGHRRNLLRYLRDNEVQRYRELIQKLGLRR
- the rpsT gene encoding 30S ribosomal protein S20, translated to MPIIESSIQRARLNKVQRERNVQQLSAYRTEVKKFRNGVEAGADNLQELFANASSAIDRAASKGLIAKNKASRDKSRLSALLNK